The following are encoded in a window of Salmo trutta chromosome 27, fSalTru1.1, whole genome shotgun sequence genomic DNA:
- the gadd45ga gene encoding growth arrest and DNA-damage-inducible, gamma a produces the protein MTLELEEIRGQESALDTTDRVQIAGTALEELLVSAKKQDYLTVGVYESAKVMNVDADNVAFCVLATDEEYECDIALQIHFTLIQAFCFDNDINVVRVNDIERLADLVGTDETGEPKDAHCILVTSPGAGSWKDPALDKLHLFCEESRSVYDWVPTITLPER, from the exons ATGACTCTGGAACTGGAAGAGATCCGTGGACAGGAGAGCGCACTCGATACCACCGATAG AGTGCAAATTGCAGGCACAGCCCTGGAGGAGCTGTTGGTGTCTGCAAAGAAGCAGGACTATCTTACCGTGGGAGTCTACGAGTCTGCCAAAGTTATGAATGT tgacgCAGACAATGTGGCATTCTGCGTTCTGGCGACAGACGAGGAGTACGAATGCGACATCGCGCTCCAGATCCACTTCACCCTCATCCAGGCGTTCTGCTTCGATAACGACATCAACGTGGTGCGCGTTAACGACATCGAGCGCCTGGCTGACCTCGTGGGCACGGACGAAACTGGGGAACCCAAGGACGCACATTGCATTCTTGTCACG AGCCCTGGTGCTGGATCTTGGAAAGACCCTGCTTTGGACAAACTGCATCTGTTCTGTGAGGAGAGCCGCAGTGTGTATGACTGGGTTCCCACCATCACCCTACCCGAACGCTGA